A window from Manis javanica isolate MJ-LG chromosome 10, MJ_LKY, whole genome shotgun sequence encodes these proteins:
- the LOC140843806 gene encoding olfactory receptor 8S1-like, which translates to MALGNHSTVTEFILLGLSADPHVQALLFALFLMIYLQTLLGNLMLLLVIRADSRLHTPMYFFLSHLSSLDLCFSSATVPKLLENLLSQWKTISVQGCLAQVFFVFDSGSTEACLLSVMAYDRYVAICHPLLYGQKITNKLCNGLVWGSWGVGFLDALINILPAMSLDFCKDQSIPYYSCELPSLFPLSCSDVSTNFTILLCSSLLHGLVTCVLIVFSYTPIVSTILSISSSSGRSKAVSTCSSHLTAVLQFYGSGFHRYFTPTSGSPLGLVFSVQ; encoded by the coding sequence ATGGCTCTAGGGAACCACAGCACCGTCACCGAGTTCATCCTCCTGGGGCTGTCTGCAGACCCCCATGTACAGGCCCTGCTCTTTGCGCTGTTCCTAATGATTTACCTCCAGACCCTGCTGGGGAACCTGATGCTGCTGCTGGTGATCAGGGCTGATTCCCgcctccacacacccatgtacttcttcctgagtcacctcTCTTCCCTGGACCTTTGTTTCTCTTCAGCCACAGTGCCCAAGCTGCTGGAGAACCTCCTGTCTCAGTGGAAAACCATCTCTGTCCAGGGTTGCCTGGCTCAAGTCTTCTTTGTGTTTGACTCAGGGAGCACAGAAGCCTGCCTGCTCtcagtgatggcctatgaccgctacgttgccatctgccaccctctgctctATGGCCAGAAGATAACCAACAAGCTCTGTAATGGGCTAGTGTGGGGCTCCTGGGGCGTGGGATTTCTGGATGCGCTCATCAACATCCTTCCAGCTATGAGCTTGGACTTCTGTAAGGATCAGTCCATCCCCTACTACAGCTGTGAGctgccctctctcttccctctctcctgctctgatGTCTCCACCAACTTCACTATTCTGCTTTGCTCCAGCCTCCTGCATGGGCTTGTAACCTGTGTCCTAATTGTCTTTTCCTATACTCCTATTGTGTCCACCATCCTGAGCATCAGCTCctcctcaggcagaagcaaggccgtctccacctgctcctcccacctcactgcTGTCCTCCAGTTTTATGGGTCAGGTTTCCATCGCTATTTCACACCAACCTCAGGTTCACCCCTGGGGTTAGTGTTCTCTGTACAGTAG